In the Zingiber officinale cultivar Zhangliang chromosome 5A, Zo_v1.1, whole genome shotgun sequence genome, tgtatggaaatctttccgttggatggagttttggtatgatttggatttactctactacatgcctgcctggacggcagaagaggtgagttcgtcgggagctcggtagctcattctctggaccagacgaagtcggagagggctcggtagctcgttctccggactaggtccgagagggctcggtagctcgttctttgaaCCGGACgtgggagtcggagagggctcgatagctcgttctctggactaggtcagagagggctcggtagcttgttctctggactaggtcagagagggctcggtagctcgttctctggaccggacgtgggagtcggagagggctcggtagcttgttctctggactaggtcagagagggctcggtagctcgttctctggaccggacgtggaagtcagagagggctcggtagctcgttctctggactggatggagtcggagagggctcggtagctcgttctccggactaggtcagagagggctcggtagctcgttctctggaccggacgaagtcggagaggcctcggtagctcgttctccggactgggtCAGAGAGGgatcagtagctcgttctctagactagaaaggctttaaggtttagggttgggaagctctaaaaccaacagaggcattggatcggtctgttgaccgatccagtgatactttggttgtctggatcggtttgtcgaccgatccagtgataccttagttatctgatcggtctcgtgaccgatcagtaaccacacagcagctttctgtgggttatctgatcggtctggtgaccgatcagatagaaGCGATGGATTCAGAaaacaatagggggatcggtctgtggaccgatccacctataggctgatcggtccacagaccgatcagggatttcttggaccgatccacctatagcctgatcagtccaggcctagccgttgagtcacaacggctagatttcagtgtcttctttgtcttcttcgcaggttcagtatataaatcgaggttgaaggcctctacaaaaaaaaagaaggtGATAAAGTGTAGCTaacttcttgctcctgcgatctgagctttgctgagctctccactgctgaagcttcgtgtgagcttccctcggctggactccaactgatcagttgctgctgttgttggcatccgtgaagtggttgcttcatcaccagtcgacgagaaggcaagcaaactagtgtttttacattcatattgttcttggcttcttgctttatctttgtactccgatcttgctgttgcaagagagattgtggcgaggtttctccacccagaaggagtttttattagctgattttctggggtctcatccaccgacggattgataggattcatccaccttacggacacgtcgaggagtaggagtatcatctccgaacctcgttatatcgtcgcgtttgaggtttgatattctcctgtttcatttctatcttttatttccgctgcgctaactaaaattgtaggaagaaacgtgaatttggggtcggctattcacacccccctctctagccgcgtccgaaggtcctaacaaaatGTGCTGCAACTTCAGCATCAAGCCCTACCcattgcctatgacatgatgttcaatcttaaggaactcttcagacactagAATCGAGCTGCCAggtaggaggccatgagaaacttaatgacgaccaccatgactgagaggacacccgtaagggatcatatcctcaagatgacggctcatttgaatgagatggaagtccttggagctgaaatcgatggggaaacccaggtcgatatcattatccaaacgctgcccaagagttttgaCCAGTTTCGCCTAAACTATaacatcactacaacaaaaaccctcatagacatcggttttccactggtgtctattacattttcgaccgatgtctatgaaggcgatgtaaaaggtctgccattttagacatcgggttaaaaccggtgtagtatcacttaacgacaccggtgttcgaatcggttattaactggtgtagtatcacttaaggacaccgtttcatcaacggtgtaaaatcgatgtaatattatatgttaataacaccagttttggcagcggtatacgaccgatgtaaatattagttaatgacaccggttttgcagcggtggaaaaccgatgtaatattagtattttttaacaacacaaatttgatttccgaaacagtgaaaaacccacagtaaaaaaaaaatacacaaatattcataaattacacaaatattcttcattcaataggatccataaaatacacaaatattcacaaattacataaatattattcttacaacagtatccataaaatacacacacattctttttacatcaaaagctaatagatatcagaatcaaggtagaacattcttttaacaacacatcaaggtagaacatcttgagtcaaaaatcaagctgaggctacattaaattatgagaatcagaatatGTTTAACTTGCTAtcttgctccattcttcttgcgcctttcatttccctaatctcaccgcttttcaccttcaaatgcctagttttctgagttaatacatccactgttctaatctgtcaaacaaaagtatcatttggtctacttaactacagcaaagaacaaaaacagaagaattatacatgctaCAGAGTGAGGCCATATTGATAACAGGTAGTCGAAGATTGCAAACCTCAAATTTCATTcccatgctctgatgaatcaaggtatagcaagattttaagatttacgaactactaaacaaaaatatcatgaggaGGAATCTATAGAAGTACTTGGACAACATGAGAAAATTCATTAAGGAATACATTTTGTGTGGCTAGGGACAGATGACTGCAAGCCAAAACCTCCAGCATATGCTTGATAGCCAAATCAAGAACTCCAATAAAAGAATACCTCGTAAGTAAATGGAAGGAGATAAGGTCAAAAGCATCAAAGATAAATGCACAAATATACAAACAAAGCATAGAGAACCTTCCAACATTGTAGTGAACATGATCAGATATATAACTCCAACCATTTTCTCTTTAAACGAAGAGTGCATTCCTGTAAGCTCGAATCGCATGTTGTCTCTACATTTTACAGAATGAATGTTTTACAATTAGCACATAAAactttgaacatgctttaaatatCTGGACAAGTTTCAATATGAAGATGAATTTGACATGCAATCGAGTACCTGATCAGAAATGTAGTAATGATTTCCAGACAAAACAAGATGAAAACCATACTTGCGTAACATTGGTGGAATGGAAAGCAAATAGCAGTAGGATGCTTGTTCAAGCATCACAGCTACATGCAGAGAAGGCTCCTGATGAAATATGTACATTAGTTGCACGCTTAGACACTCAGGTTTAGTCAATTTTATTTACACGCTTATAAGATACTGGTTGAGAAAGACAATGGGAACCATATGACATTATAAGAAATGAAataggatttacctattctagacTCTAGCTGAATCACTTATTGTTCTAACTTCTAACTATGGCtcatttatgaaaatagatattAATGTaatgtgttttttttaaaatattattatgatGTAGATACGAATAATTGGCATAATGTGCTTTTAGAAAATACTATTCTGATATATTGATGATGTATAAAGGAATTAAATGGACCAAAAGAACAAGTgtaatcaaatataattttttttttaggcaATAGGATAGTGTTTAACTATGAGGCTTTGAAATGACAACCAAACCCGATAAATTCAACATGTGGGAATCAAATTATCATTAGCAGGATAataatatcataaggaacattacATGAACACTCTTTTGACACATCCAAAGGCCAAAAGAATCATGTTTACGGATTTTTCACACAagtatatcaaattgtttggttttacaagcaAGATACTCTCAGTTTAAAGTAGAAAATATACCAAAACTATGTAATATCAGATCTTAATATATTACAGaacatggaaaaaaaattaagaacccAGACTTCTAGAAAATCAACATAAATACCTCATTAGAAGGTACTTTTAAGCATGCCCGCAATGCTGGATTCTCCAATTTCTGAAGTAATACCCCAAGAGAAGGAAATCCtaattttgccaaaaaaaaatcaaaaaaatctaactgtcatttataaaaaaaatatgatacacACACGCACATCAATACTAGAGGTGCAAACGAATCAAGCCAATTCGCGAGTTTTTCAAGCTAgctcaaaaaatatttgattcgtatTCGAAATTATTGAATTCGAGCAGAACTCCAACATGTTCAATAATTTTTTCAGGCCAAATTCGAACCCATAATATTTTGTTAGATTGTTCACGAGCTGCTCGCGAGCCGAACTCAAATtgaattctaattattttaacattattttaacttaaatatattcaaattaaGATTTGAATAATTGGAACAAAATTCGAATTTAAGTCATTTCGAATTATAGTTCGAATATGCTCAAATCAAGGTTCGATCAATTCAAATCGAACTCGAGctcgaattttattttgaatcgaGCTCGAGACAAAATTATTTGTATTTTCAAGCTTcgaatatcatatatattttttgagtttgaactcaaatatcaatattttcatattattcgGCTCGATTTGATTCATTTGCACCCCTAATCTATACATGCATTTATTAAAGTGAATAACTCCAATATGatgtgagaagaaaaaaaaaaacctatattACCTTAAATAACATACAAAGAATTAATTCAACAACCAAACTGACAAAggtataaatttaaatctttatgaAGACTCAAGTCATAATCATGCGAAGTGGACCCAGGTAGTCTAACTAGCATACTTACAGCTTAATCAGAATAGCCATAGGTATCAGAGGTATTGCATTCTCTATATCAATTAGCTAGGAACTCCAATCAAACTAGTGGAAAACATTAGATAATTATATCTAACAATCATTCTGAACTAGATCTATCAAAATAGAATCTTTCAGATGTCAGCTTACCAGTATACTTTCcatttctttcataatcatcaagAAAATGAGAAACCACAGTGGTTGGAATAACATATCCAATATTTTCAGTGTCTTCAGATCTGAAAACCTAAATGAAATATCTAGTGAGATATGAAAGAAGGTAGAATGCTAATTTAGGTGCAAAAGCAGTACTCAGATGCATTTCCATTAAACATTATTCTGGGACAAAGTTAATctataaaagatttttgaaaagtttgGAATAGATAAAGTAGGGAAAATAAAATGCAGATTTAACAGAAGGAATACCTAGAATGACACACCAATACACTCACCACGATCATTGAAGGCAGGACCACCactgtttcctgcaaaacaagtatGTTTCTTTGACAACATTAATATGCTTTTACAAGAATATATTTGTACCTTGCCAAAGAAAGTGGTGCAATAACATCCAActatctaaaaaataaaatgctaTCTTTCTAGCAAGGAAACTAGGTTGAGTTACCAACCAGGGTTTATTGCAGCATCAATCTGAATACCAAGCAGATCAGAGGATCCATGAGCATACTAACCTGaaacaaaagcaaaaaaaaagtGATTAATATTAAAAAACTCATTTGGACACCATGttctaaaattttcaaccaacttAAAATTGATAACATTTAAGTCAGCAATTTATCATCTATAAAACAATCTCAGCAAGAATATAAAATTCaccaaaaaaatactaaaagcTTATGATCACAATTTcatgaaatcaaacctcaattcgTGATACCACACCCTTTGTCATAGAGATTGTATCTCCACCAAGTGGATATCCTACAACAGTTACTGAATCCTGTGTATCATATAACTTGTTAGTTTGATGAATTATGGAAGAACAACTAGATTAAATAACCCTATAGAAAAGAGAGCCTTAGAAAATGTGAAGTGCTTTAACTTTGTGAAGCACTTGGGGGCGGTACATGGACCGGTTGACGAGGGCCCTCAGATCGTCCGCCTTCTGCGGCAGCAGCAGCTCGCACACGTCTCTCTTCTCTTTTGCAGACATCACCCTCAACTGCTCCGGCGACATGCAGATTCCAGCGGTGAGAATCGCCACGCGCTCCACTGACTCCGCCTCCATCTCCGCCAGGCGGAACGCCACGAACCCGCCGTAGCTGATCCCCATCACAGAGTACCGAGCGACCCCGAGGAGGCGCATCGCCTCCGCGACGCACCACCCCTGGTAGCCCACGGAACGGTCGGCGCAGGAGGAACGGGATCTATCGAAGAAGAGGAGGTCCAGGATATAGAGATCGAAGGAGCGGGATAGGGCCCCGATCTGGCGCTCCCATTGCCACGTTGAGTTGCCGCCGAAGCCGTGAATGAGGAGGAGGGCAGGCTTCCGGCTGGCACGACGGGGGTTGGGGCCCCTGATGTGCAGCGACACGTGGCCGAGGTCGAGCGTGACGGGTCGGAGACCCAGCGGAGGAAGGAGAGGTGAACAAACAACTTGCACAGGGAGACGAAGGAGAGTAGGCATCGGGCGGCGGCGACGACTCGgcggaagagggagaggagggcGACGGCGAGGAGCAGAAGCAGGTGGCGAAAGGATTTCGTGGATGCCATCGCGATAGAGATCGATGGGAATGGGTTTAGGTTTGGGGGGAGAGGAAGGTAGGAGGAGAGGCGTTGTGTGGCAGACGGTTCGAGTCGCGGTTACGCCAGACTGCCACTGCCTGCCCGCTTCACATTAATAAAACCTGCttacgatattggtttaggtttggagataactttgtgaagtgttataaatttgggctggtggaaaaattaaattattatttttggttcattaacaccggattttaaaaatcgctattaaaatcggtgtctattaacaaaaaaaggcgctcatagacatcagctaAAAAATCGATgactatgagcgaaaatctatgctcatagacatcgatttttggaaaaaccggtgtaaaatactcaaagacatcgatttttgcttaaaactgttgttattccaccaatgtctatgagggtttttcttgtagtgcatgaacaaaagggtttattcgttggcggaacttctgacagaactccaagcggtAGAAGgcctatttcgtcaaagttctcaagttcatattgctgaaaatatttctgcctctaagccgaaaggcggaaAGTGATGTGAAtctaaagagaaagatatcttaagaacccacaacgaatggaagaagaaagaaagaaataactaaatcgataagattgatgaaaaggacctcgacccaatgcttaggaaagtatgaaccttggtatagaagatggtagaCGCCATAACCTTGGGATgaaggttgataagtctttgaacgccacaaggaaatgtcttgataagttctaattcaatgaagaaccaacaagtgagagcctcaccgtgctttagattgaaaaatatgtcaaagatacatgtgtggctgtcacccccctttatttatagttgtaaggtgaccaaaaacccctaaaaggccaaaagaaagcccatttagtaaagacctctgtagactacttagccattttaagcttatggctttattacaacccaaataaaagtagaaattgagtctaaattaagtctacatatccctactacatagacatgagacttaagtgctaattaagctcatctaaggcttgaattaggttgactatgccaAATAACTttctcttggtcaaaccttcttcaatggtagctctggccttcacatcttcaattagtacattaagtgcttccttcatctttctagccttagcccttgtaattgggcctccattgatgcataatggatcatcatcttgagtgggttgaccatgctccatatcgttagcttgttgctctctttttttgactccatcattccccttttccccaaaaggattcatcctcgaatcttgatcacctacatcaaaggaagaaagatcagaaacattaaatgtagcactcacattatactcacctggtaagtcaagcttgtatgcattatcattgattctagCAATTATTcgaaatggaccatctcctcaTGGATGTAACTTAGTACGACATTTAGTagggaatctttccttcctcaaatgaacccaaacccaatctctgggttcaaagatcactttctttcgtccCCTGTTAGCTTGCGTAGCATATTGTTCAGttctcttttcaatttgcaatcaAACATTTTCATGTAGTTGCCTCACAAACTTAGCTTTTCTGGTACTATCTAAACTGGCACGCTCAGAGATAGgcaaaggtgacaaatctaaaggagttaaagggttgaacccatataccacttcaaaaggtaaaaaattagtagtagaatgcacagatctattataagtaaattcaacatgtggtaaacaatcttcccaaccttttaaattcttttgaatgatagttCTCAATAAAGTAAATAAAGTTtgatttactacctcagtttgtccatctgtttgtggatgacaagttgtagaaaacaaaagctttgttcccAATTTTTCCCATAGTttcttccaaaagtagcttagaaaCTTTGCATCATGATATGAAACTATGCTCCTTGGTACTCCATGAAGCCGGacaatctccctaaaaaatagatccGCAATATGGTTAGCATCGTCTGTTTTcttacaaggaataaaatgagtcattttagaaaatctgtccacaacGACAAAAATGgaatccatacctcgtttagaccttggtagtcctacaacaaagtccatggaaatatcaacccaatgttcactaggaattggtaaaggtgtatacaatccatgaggtaaagatctagattttgcttacctacatgtaatacacttctcacaaaatttGACTACATCTCGTTTCATGTATGGCCAAGAGAAATGCTCTACtaacacttctagagtttttcttactccaaaatgtctcattagtcccccaccatgagtttcttggattaataattcccttaatgaatTATTAgggacacacaacctattcactctaaaaagaaaaCCCTCATGCCTATAAAAACTTCCCAAATGCAGTATGTTCACAAACATCAAACATATTACCAAAGTCAGgatcattagaatatagatctttaatgtattcaaatcctaacaatttagtgttcaaagtagagatcaaggtataccgTCGAGACAAAG is a window encoding:
- the LOC121979586 gene encoding uncharacterized protein Mb2734-like gives rise to the protein MPTLLRLPVQVVCSPLLPPLGLRPVTLDLGHVSLHIRGPNPRRASRKPALLLIHGFGGNSTWQWERQIGALSRSFDLYILDLLFFDRSRSSCADRSVGYQGWCVAEAMRLLGVARYSVMGISYGGFVAFRLAEMEAESVERVAILTAGICMSPEQLRVMSAKEKRDVCELLLPQKADDLRALVNRSMYRPQVLHKVKALHIF